The following coding sequences lie in one Arachis hypogaea cultivar Tifrunner chromosome 9, arahy.Tifrunner.gnm2.J5K5, whole genome shotgun sequence genomic window:
- the LOC112710839 gene encoding uncharacterized protein, with the protein MASSTITCNFHYTYIPSTLAASASSTATRSSFPLSASSSSSSSLFHRYTLHRATSTRILAKFDKFQGETPLDTDTPQSPEPEPYLDRDKEEDDSCLPSDLEGAVRQSSEAAALFVSSGGMRAIVELLIPQLQFLDDEGAQVELWELSRIFLDTLIAETECQRVKAIFPDAGAAALLKYRWKDAQFRFASLSDRKPIESDDEIVVMVVPDYQMLESVERIASNLSSDPVRPLIMWNPRLISEDVGVGINVRRLRRFFLSTFTTVYHMRPMPFGAIFRCYPGMWKVFSDDKDRPDRYLLAKEFINRPDYADLEILFGEDEQKSGQGQSLFGKAASIFSSINRFMKAI; encoded by the exons ATGGCTTCATCAACTATAACCTGCAACTTCCACTATACCTACATTCCTTCAACCCTCGCAGCTTCAGCTTCATCCACAGCCACTCGTTCTTCTTTTCCCttatctgcttcttcttcttcttcttcttccctttttcaccGCTACACCCTCCACCGTGCCACCTCCACTAGAATCCTTGCCAAGTTTGATAAATTCCAAGGTGAAACTCCCCTAGACACAGACACGCCTCAGAGTCCAGAACCAGAACCTTATCTTGATCGCGATAAGGAAGAAGATGACAG TTGTTTGCCTTCAGATTTGGAGGGTGCGGTGCGACAATCAAGTGAGGCAGCTGCATTGTTTGTCTCTTCAGGAGGGATGAGAGCCATA GTTGAACTCTTAATCCCCCAACTGCAATTTTTAGATGATGAAGGTGCACAGGTAGAACTCTGGGAATTGTCAAGGATTTTCTTGGATACACTTATCGCAGAAACAGAATGTCAG AGAGTTAAAGCCATATTTCCAGATGCTGGCGCAGCTGCTCTTCTTAAATACCGGTGGAAGGATGCTCAGTTTAGATTTGCAAG CTTAAGTGACCGGAAGCCTATAGAGAGTGACGATGAGATTGTGGTTATGGTTGTTCCTGATTATCAGATGTTAGAAAGTGTGGAGAGAATCGCATCCAATCTCTCAAGTGATCCA GTGAGACCCCTTATCATGTGGAATCCACGCCTGATTAGCGAGGATGTTGGTGTTGGTATCAATGTCCGGAGATTAAGGCGCTTCTTTCTAAG CACTTTTACAACAGTTTATCACATGCGCCCAATGCCATTCGGTGCAATCTTCAGGTGTTATCCAGG AATGTGGAAAGTGTTCAGTGATGACAAGGATAGGCCAGACAGATATTTGCTTGCCAAGGAATTCATCAACCGTCCTGATTATGCAGATCTTGAG ATTTTATTTGGCGAGGATGAACAGAAGTCAGGACAAGGTCAAAGTTTATTTGGAAAAGCAGCAAGCATCTTTTCTTCAATTAATAGGTTCATGAAGGCGATATGA